The proteins below come from a single Tiliqua scincoides isolate rTilSci1 chromosome 16, rTilSci1.hap2, whole genome shotgun sequence genomic window:
- the ZBTB43 gene encoding zinc finger and BTB domain-containing protein 43 codes for MEPGSNSFRVEFPDFSSTILQKLNQQRQQGQLCDVSIVVQGHLFRAHKAVLAASSPYFCDQVLLKNSRRIVLPDVMNPRVFENILLSTYTGRLVMPAPEIVSYLTAASFLQMWHVVDKCTEVLEGNPSVLCQKLNRSSDHQSPSSSSYNGLVENFELGHAGQTDFHKAQELRDGENEEESSKDELSSQLTEHEYLPSNSSTEHDRLSTGMTSQDGEEGASDSAEYQYTRPLYSKPSIMSHKRWIHVKPERFVQDCEGVEMHVPYDEHQVTESMNAVPAEHSSHASRPEDFHVAEKKAEFDERVDESNYDEQVDFYGSSMEEFSGERADGSLNLHRQDAAVAAGYGDGLDAPSGIKDENALPGFSTADKLYPCQCGKSFTHKSQRDRHMSMHLGLRPYGCGVCGKKFKMKHHLVGHMKIHTGIKPYECNICGKRFMWRDSFHRHVASCTKSYQACKVEQNSTEMN; via the coding sequence GTGCAGGGCCATCTCTTCCGAGCCCATAAAGCTGTCCTAGCAGCTAGTTCTCCGTACTTCTGCGACCAAGTGCTCTTGAAAAACAGTCGGCGGATAGTCCTGCCGGATGTTATGAACCCCAGGGTATTtgagaacatccttctatccacttaCACTGGACGGCTGGTCATGCCTGCTCCGGAAATCGTCAGCTACCTAACGGCAGCCAGTTTCCTGCAGATGTGGCACGTGGTGGACAAATGCACGGAAGTTCTGGAGGGCAACCCTTCTGTCCTTTGCCAGAAGCTGAACCGTTCCAGCGATCACCAGTCCCCGAGCAGCAGTAGCTACAATGGTCTTGTCGAGAACTTTGAACTGGGGCATGCAGGACAAACGGACTTCCACAAAGCACAGGAGCTGCGCGACGGAGAAAATGAAGAGGAGAGCTCTAAAGACGAGCTGTCGTCTCAGCTCACAGAACATGAGTATCTACCCAGCAACTCCTCGACTGAGCACGACCGGCTCAGCACAGGCATGACCAGCCAGGATGGGGAAGAGGGGGCCAGCGACAGTGCTGAATACCAGTACACCAGGCCTCTTTATAGCAAGCCCAGCATCATGTCCCACAAGCGGTGGATCCACGTGAAGCCAGAGCGATTTGTGCAGGACTGCGAAGGGGTGGAGATGCACGTCCCTTATGATGAGCACCAGGTAACCGAGTCCATGAATGCTGTTCCAGCGGAGCACTCTAGCCATGCGTCGAGGCCTGAAGACTTCCATGTCGCTGAGAAAAAGGCGGAGTTTGATGAGCGAGTGGATGAAAGCAACTACGACGAGCAAGTTGACTTCTACGGCTCTTCCATGGAAGAGTTCTCTGGGGAAAGGGCTGATGGAAGCCTCAACCTTCACAGGCAGGATGCGGCGGTCGCAGCAGGTTACGGAGACGGCCTTGATGCCCCCTCGGGAATCAAGGACGAAAATGCTCTTCCTGGGTTTTCAACAGCTGATAAGCTTTACCCGTGTCAGTGTGGCAAGAGCTTCACGCACAAGAGCCAGCGGGATCGTCACATGAGCATGCACTTGGGCCTTCGGCCGTACGGCTGCGGCGTCTGTGGGAAGAAGTTCAAAATGAAGCATCACCTGGTGGGCCACATGAAGATCCACACGGGAATCAAGCCCTACGAGTGTAACATTTGCGGGAAAAGGTTTATGTGGAGGGACAGTTTTCACCGGCACGTGGCTTCTTGTACCAAGTCGTATCAGGCTTGTAAAGTGGAGCAGAACAGTACCGAGATGAACTGA
- the ZBTB34 gene encoding zinc finger and BTB domain-containing protein 34, translating into MDSGNFIQFDVPEYSSTVLSQLNELRLQGKLCDIIVHIQGQPFRAHKAVLAASSPYFRDHSALSTMSGLSISVIKNPSVFEQLLSFCYTGRMSLQLKDVVSFLTAASFLQMQCVIDKCTQILESLHSKISVGEVDSVTVGAEESPENHNGVKDDSYFANPVEISPPYCSQVRQSTPGDDLRMETTPSKALRGRLQEEGHSDRGSSGSVSEYEVQIEGDQDQADLVVRESQAAEVKVKTEKSDRPSCSDSSSLGDDGYHTEMVDGEQVVAVNVGSYSSVLQNAYPYSHGTSQSASVSETFGGLRNSSSSRSLLGSFRGRGRQKRASASHLHSDVSGMMQGADGESAASHPGYESGPRERNSRGHWFAYSERLICIYCGKSFNQKGSLDRHMRLHMGITPFVCKYCGKKYTRKDQLEYHIRGHTDDKPFRCEVCGKCFPFQGTLNQHLRKNHPGVAEVRSRVESPERTEAYMEQRDDDVSETLDYSMDVHTSD; encoded by the coding sequence ATGGACAGCGGCAATTTCATCCAGTTTGACGTTCCCGAGTACAGCAGCACCGTCCTTAGCCAGCTAAACGAGCTTCGCCTGCAGGGGAAGCTGTGCGACATCATCGTTCACATTCAGGGCCAGCCGTTCAGAGCACACAAAGCGGTCCTCGCTGCCAGTTCCCCGTACTTCCGCGACCATTCAGCGCTGAGCACCATGAGCGGCCTGTCGATCTCGGTCATTAAAAACCCCAGCGTCTTCGAACAGTTGCTTTCTTTTTGTTACACTGGTAGGATGTCCTTGCAGCTGAAGGATGTTGTCAGTTTTCTAACCGCTGCTAGTTTTCTGCAGATGCAGTGCGTCATCGATAAGTGCACCCAGATCCTCGAAAGCCTCCATTCGAAGATCAGCGTCGGTGAGGTCGACTCAGTCACCGTGGGCGCCGAAGAGTCTCCGGAAAACCACAACGGAGTTAAAGACGACAGCTACTTTGCCAACCCGGTTGAAATCTCTCCTCCGTACTGTTCTCAGGTGCGACAGTCGACGCCCGGAGACGATCTAAGAATGGAAACGACTCCCAGCAAGGCTCTGCGCGGCCGTTTGCAAGAAGAAGGGCACTCGGACCGCGGCAGTAGCGGAAGCGTTTCGGAATATGAAGTGCAGATTGAAGGTGATCAAGACCAAGCAGATTTGGTGGTCAGGGAGAGCCAGGCTGCCGAGGTGAAAGTTAAAACGGAGAAATCTGACCGACCGAGTTGTTCGGATAGCTCTTCGCTTGGCGACGATGGGTACCACACTGAAATGGTGGATGGGGAGCAGGTGGTGGCGGTGAATGTCGGCTCCTACAGCTCTGTGTTGCAGAATGCTTACCCGTACTCCCATGGCACATCCCAGTCTGCTAGTGTCTCTGAAACCTTCGGAGGCCTGAGGAACTCAAGCTCTTCGAGGTCTCTGCTGGGCTCTTTCAGAGGTCGCGGGCGTCAGAAACGGGCATCGGCCAGCCACTTGCATAGTGATGTTTCGGGCATGATGCAAGGAGCTGACGGTGAGTCCGCAGCCAGTCATCCGGGGTATGAGAGCGGTCCCAGGGAAAGGAATTCCAGAGGTCACTGGTTTGCCTACAGTGAAAGGTTAATCTGTATATACTGTGGCAAGTCTTTCAATCAGAAAGGGAGTCTTGACCGGCACATGAGGTTGCACATGGGAATAACCCCTTTTGTGTGTAAGTATTGCGGGAAAAAGTACACGCGCAAGGACCAGCTAGAATACCATATCCGCGGCCACACAGACGACAAACCGTTCCGCTGCGAGGTCTGTGGGAAATGTTTTCCTTTCCAAGGAACTCTCAACCAGCACCTGCGGAAGAATCACCCCGGCGTGGCAGAAGTACGAAGCAGAGTCGAGTCTCCAGAAAGAACAGAAGCTTATATGGAACAGAGGGACGATGACGTCTCCGAGACGCTGGATTATAGCATGGATGTGCACACCTCTGATTAA